A DNA window from Nitrospira sp. contains the following coding sequences:
- a CDS encoding hypothetical protein (Evidence 4 : Unknown function but conserved in other organisms; MaGe:77310133): MEIRFQPALLQEVIDSFVEKTEREGDPTYYKEFHEHADPIYEKFILEDREGEFKKLYQYLFGTWGFSDIIRDSFNEYPLLKDKVGIVLVKGVLKEDQEGVDILRKWGSVEQDLAKEFEAKGMKGVGIKLIPRRFYDPALTRYCRHELMHISDMLDPAFGYDPDTKVGQNSGEETLILQRYRVLWSLSVDSRLSAAGREPMLSKEDRFKEFRSWYRKIAPPQLKSVFEGLWQISYFTHSELIEMSTDTLRVMDRAVDVEGGEVPETENKVMLMPGFPCPLCRFPTYSWVEDMGTKLEPYVLDFIRENHPGWDIEYGGCDRCVEVYKLRADGVM; this comes from the coding sequence ATGGAAATCAGATTTCAGCCCGCATTGCTGCAAGAGGTGATCGACTCCTTTGTGGAAAAGACGGAGCGCGAAGGCGATCCGACGTACTACAAGGAATTCCACGAGCATGCCGACCCGATCTATGAAAAGTTCATTCTCGAGGACCGGGAAGGGGAGTTTAAGAAGCTGTATCAGTATTTGTTTGGAACCTGGGGATTTTCCGACATCATCAGGGATTCGTTCAACGAATACCCGCTCCTAAAGGATAAGGTTGGGATTGTGCTGGTGAAGGGCGTCTTGAAGGAAGATCAGGAAGGCGTCGACATTCTTCGCAAGTGGGGATCGGTCGAGCAGGATTTGGCCAAGGAGTTTGAGGCCAAGGGTATGAAGGGCGTGGGCATTAAGCTGATCCCGCGACGGTTTTACGATCCTGCCTTGACCCGTTATTGCCGGCATGAACTGATGCACATCTCGGATATGCTCGATCCGGCGTTCGGATACGACCCCGATACGAAGGTCGGTCAGAACTCCGGAGAAGAAACGCTGATTCTGCAGCGCTATCGCGTGTTGTGGAGCTTGAGCGTCGATAGCCGGTTGAGTGCGGCTGGCCGGGAGCCGATGCTGAGCAAAGAGGATCGGTTCAAAGAGTTTCGGTCATGGTATCGGAAAATTGCGCCGCCTCAATTGAAATCGGTATTCGAGGGACTGTGGCAGATTTCGTATTTCACCCATTCCGAGTTGATCGAAATGTCGACCGATACCTTGCGCGTGATGGATCGCGCGGTCGATGTGGAGGGGGGCGAGGTTCCGGAGACGGAAAACAAGGTCATGCTGATGCCGGGCTTTCCTTGCCCGCTCTGCCGCTTCCCGACCTATTCGTGGGTGGAAGATATGGGCACCAAGCTGGAGCCTTATGTGTTGGACTTCATCCGCGAGAATCACCCCGGCTGGGATATTGAGTACGGTGGCTGCGACCGGTGCGTGGAGGTTTATAAGCTAAGAGCCGACGGCGTAATGTAG
- a CDS encoding 4Fe-4S ferredoxin (MaGe:77310134) — MRLDRRTTMASNPSYGRRDFLKDSVISVAKAAQEFSKQADAVPEAPAPVFRADWLRPPGAVDEALFLDHCTKCGDCIKACDPGAIVCHAGDGTPVIFADQSPCLLCDDLPCIAACAEDALRPVDRMQDVRLGVARMSQRLCTAGQGCHACVSKCPADALSMDFSTMRLEVSAEECVGCGICEHICHTVNDHVAIRVTPVRQLVEFR; from the coding sequence ATGAGGCTGGATCGACGAACCACTATGGCATCCAATCCATCGTATGGCCGGCGGGATTTTCTGAAAGACTCCGTAATATCCGTCGCTAAGGCGGCGCAGGAGTTTTCCAAGCAGGCCGATGCCGTCCCTGAGGCGCCTGCTCCGGTGTTTAGGGCCGATTGGCTTCGGCCACCTGGAGCTGTCGATGAAGCGTTATTTTTGGATCACTGCACGAAATGCGGCGACTGCATCAAGGCCTGCGATCCCGGTGCGATTGTCTGTCATGCCGGCGACGGAACACCGGTGATTTTCGCCGACCAGTCGCCCTGCCTCTTATGCGACGATCTTCCTTGTATTGCAGCTTGTGCAGAGGATGCGTTGCGGCCGGTTGACCGGATGCAGGATGTTCGTCTTGGGGTGGCGCGGATGTCTCAGCGCCTCTGTACGGCCGGGCAAGGGTGTCATGCCTGTGTTTCAAAGTGTCCTGCGGATGCCTTATCAATGGATTTTTCGACCATGCGGCTTGAGGTATCCGCAGAGGAGTGTGTGGGGTGCGGCATATGCGAGCATATCTGTCATACCGTCAACGATCATGTCGCGATCCGTGTGACGCCTGTGCGGCAGCTGGTGGAATTTCGATAG
- a CDS encoding hypothetical protein (Evidence 4 : Unknown function but conserved in other organisms; MaGe:77310135), whose translation MTSKQSVQTATSTAAAVIPNAPTIKDSPAVERALNRSKLYLLVSWSLLYPEDEEFLDYLQCGEFVEDGRAALDALQAALDANQGGDRAKLKLASLKKQLDNVEKLVASECVNWQLSDLQSEHRRVFSNVITLDCPPYETLFGNDHVFAQSHTMGDIAGFYKAFGVELSKDIHERLDHLSVEFEFMHFLAYKESYSRCHDGADKTQIVVDAQKKFVKNHIGRWVPLFCRMLTKKSDSGLFKIVSDMTSDWIEFETAFLGVTPQPYTETDYRPATFNSPEGQTYECGAQDQGNELSVLLNEVGAQSFLDVKDKDKEEGGPVGTA comes from the coding sequence ATGACGAGTAAACAATCGGTGCAGACTGCAACATCTACCGCTGCCGCCGTTATTCCTAATGCCCCGACGATCAAGGACTCTCCGGCGGTCGAGAGGGCTCTCAACCGCAGCAAGTTGTATCTCCTTGTTTCCTGGAGTCTTTTGTATCCAGAAGACGAAGAGTTCCTCGATTACTTGCAGTGCGGGGAGTTTGTGGAAGACGGTCGAGCGGCGCTGGACGCCCTTCAGGCCGCTCTGGATGCCAACCAAGGCGGAGATCGCGCGAAGCTGAAGCTGGCTTCCCTGAAAAAGCAGTTGGATAATGTTGAAAAGTTGGTTGCCTCAGAATGTGTGAACTGGCAGTTGAGCGATCTGCAGTCTGAGCATCGGCGTGTATTCAGCAATGTGATTACGCTGGATTGCCCTCCGTACGAAACTCTCTTCGGTAACGATCACGTGTTTGCGCAATCCCATACCATGGGCGACATTGCCGGCTTCTACAAGGCGTTCGGCGTCGAGTTGTCGAAGGATATTCATGAGCGTCTCGACCATCTCAGTGTCGAGTTCGAATTCATGCATTTCCTGGCCTACAAAGAATCGTATTCCCGATGCCATGACGGTGCCGACAAGACGCAGATCGTCGTGGATGCGCAGAAGAAATTCGTTAAGAATCATATTGGGCGCTGGGTGCCGCTGTTTTGCCGGATGCTGACCAAGAAGTCGGATTCCGGTCTATTCAAGATCGTCTCGGATATGACCTCCGATTGGATTGAATTCGAAACGGCGTTTCTAGGAGTCACCCCGCAGCCGTACACGGAAACAGATTATCGTCCGGCGACCTTTAATTCGCCCGAAGGTCAGACGTACGAGTGCGGTGCGCAGGACCAGGGAAATGAGCTGAGCGTATTGCTGAACGAAGTCGGCGCACAGTCCTTCCTGGATGTGAAGGACAAGGACAAGGAGGAGGGCGGACCGGTCGGAACCGCGTAG
- a CDS encoding Nitrite oxidoreductase, gamma subunit (MaGe:77310136) — protein sequence MRVVQTTNKKLVFSILLSALVVGVMLTIGQVPLAVSQPVTIPAKAVKGPIPMDGANPVWESVPGVIVPLSGQLITTPMHPNISVKSVFVKAMSNGKELGLRVEWNDQTKNDTAIGPQDFRDQVAIMFPVTTSGAPPFQCMGQSGGTTNIWRWNAEWQKDLGKDSAGMWDVDDQYPGIFWDYYFEEPAGGVTYPDRIGRSLGPFNSGIWSGNIMSDPTLRVSSVEDLNANGFSTLTTQTHQDVLGNGVWEPSGSVKGGGYTGPTWRVVIKRSLETSDANDTQFKAGMSVPIAFAVWDGNNIERNGMKALSTWFTLKLP from the coding sequence ATGAGAGTTGTGCAGACGACCAACAAGAAATTGGTGTTTAGCATTCTGCTCTCTGCCCTCGTCGTTGGCGTCATGCTGACGATCGGGCAAGTGCCCCTGGCTGTGAGCCAGCCGGTGACGATTCCGGCGAAGGCAGTCAAGGGACCGATTCCCATGGATGGCGCGAATCCCGTGTGGGAGAGCGTCCCTGGTGTGATCGTTCCGTTGAGCGGTCAGTTGATTACCACCCCGATGCATCCGAACATCTCGGTGAAGTCGGTGTTCGTGAAGGCCATGAGCAACGGCAAAGAGCTCGGCTTGCGCGTGGAGTGGAACGATCAGACGAAGAATGACACAGCCATCGGTCCGCAGGATTTCCGCGACCAGGTTGCGATCATGTTCCCGGTCACCACGTCGGGTGCGCCGCCGTTCCAGTGTATGGGACAGTCTGGCGGAACCACCAACATCTGGCGATGGAACGCGGAATGGCAGAAGGATCTTGGCAAAGACAGCGCGGGTATGTGGGACGTGGACGACCAGTACCCGGGCATTTTCTGGGATTACTATTTTGAAGAACCGGCCGGCGGCGTGACCTATCCTGATCGGATCGGTCGGAGCCTTGGGCCGTTCAACTCAGGTATCTGGTCCGGTAACATCATGTCCGATCCGACGCTCCGCGTGAGCTCGGTGGAAGACCTGAATGCCAACGGATTCAGCACCCTCACCACCCAGACGCATCAGGATGTGTTGGGGAACGGTGTGTGGGAGCCGTCAGGCTCAGTCAAGGGTGGCGGTTACACTGGCCCGACCTGGCGCGTGGTCATCAAGCGCAGCTTGGAGACCAGCGATGCGAACGACACGCAGTTCAAGGCGGGAATGTCTGTGCCCATCGCGTTTGCGGTGTGGGATGGGAACAACATTGAGCGCAACGGTATGAAGGCGCTCTCCACCTGGTTCACGCTCAAGCTTCCGTGA
- a CDS encoding Radical SAM protein (MaGe:77310137) yields the protein MKVSLLFPPTWHPSQPYLSLPSLTGFLHQGGVKNVSQRDLGIELLDQLLTRSFGAEVHEQLLAKQRELERSTTGESGPGSREHAAKIAESLDRFPYLIDRVELAKETLRSEAFYDLDAYRGSLFMIDKWLELVSSVYFPTRLTVVDNQFSNYSIYSSKDLMKVIRDEAQNPYISLFRDKFIPSIVNDRPDLIGVSITATSQIIPGLTLCRLIKEAAPDLHITIGGSIFTRLVDNIRRCPSLFDITDDIVVFEGETALLELVNQMAGKKDFSKVPNLIYRQNGKITVNQPFYSENVNQLPAPNYDGFPLDKYLSPEPVLPVQFSRGCYYKDCAFCALTLDHQNFRQKDPSRTIEELEWLKQRYGAQYFFFTDECFALAPTKRLCQQMTERKLDIKWTCEMRFEKNLSRELLTSMRDAGCLKIVFGLESFNQRIMDFMKKGIKQEWVRRIADDCVDLGIAVHCYIIVGFPTEKEEEALETMNFIVENKKLHESFGFSCQPCLFDLEKEAPIMSDPGGYGIRRIMRPSAEDLSLGFFYEVQEGMTPDESEKLYQHVYERVSEVVCELPFNYSMADGLLYIAYEKAQASQVPQPISAS from the coding sequence ATGAAAGTCTCGTTGTTGTTTCCGCCTACCTGGCATCCTTCTCAACCGTACCTCAGCCTTCCTTCTCTCACTGGATTCCTGCATCAGGGGGGTGTGAAAAATGTCTCCCAGCGGGATCTTGGGATCGAGTTGCTCGACCAACTCCTGACCCGCTCATTCGGGGCGGAGGTGCATGAGCAATTACTCGCCAAGCAGCGGGAATTGGAACGAAGTACGACCGGAGAGAGTGGCCCTGGGAGCCGCGAGCATGCCGCTAAGATTGCGGAGTCGCTTGATCGGTTTCCCTATTTAATCGATCGCGTGGAGCTGGCAAAAGAGACGTTGCGCAGCGAGGCATTTTACGATCTCGATGCCTATCGCGGCAGTCTCTTCATGATCGATAAATGGCTTGAACTTGTGTCATCGGTATATTTCCCGACTCGTTTGACGGTTGTTGACAACCAATTCAGCAATTATTCCATCTATTCATCGAAAGACCTTATGAAGGTCATTCGAGATGAGGCGCAGAATCCGTACATCAGTTTGTTCCGCGATAAATTTATTCCGTCCATTGTGAACGATCGTCCGGATTTGATCGGCGTGTCGATCACGGCAACCTCGCAAATTATTCCTGGGTTGACGCTGTGCCGATTGATCAAGGAAGCGGCTCCCGATCTGCATATCACGATTGGGGGAAGCATCTTTACTCGCCTGGTCGATAATATTCGCCGCTGCCCGAGCCTGTTCGACATCACCGACGACATTGTGGTGTTTGAGGGAGAGACGGCGTTGCTGGAACTGGTCAATCAGATGGCCGGGAAGAAAGATTTCAGCAAGGTGCCAAACCTGATCTATCGGCAGAACGGGAAAATCACAGTCAATCAGCCGTTCTACTCTGAAAATGTGAACCAGCTGCCGGCGCCGAACTACGATGGGTTTCCGCTCGATAAGTATCTGTCGCCGGAACCGGTGTTGCCCGTTCAGTTTTCTCGCGGGTGTTACTACAAAGACTGCGCCTTCTGCGCGCTCACCCTCGATCACCAGAACTTCAGGCAGAAGGACCCGAGCCGGACAATCGAAGAATTGGAATGGCTCAAGCAGCGGTACGGAGCGCAATATTTCTTCTTTACCGATGAGTGTTTTGCGCTGGCCCCCACCAAGCGGCTGTGCCAGCAAATGACGGAGCGCAAGCTGGACATCAAGTGGACCTGCGAAATGCGGTTCGAAAAGAATCTCTCGCGCGAACTGCTGACGTCTATGCGGGACGCCGGCTGCCTCAAGATCGTGTTCGGATTGGAATCCTTCAATCAGCGCATCATGGATTTCATGAAGAAGGGCATCAAGCAGGAGTGGGTCCGGCGGATTGCCGACGACTGTGTGGACCTGGGGATCGCCGTGCATTGCTACATCATTGTCGGATTCCCAACGGAGAAGGAAGAAGAAGCGTTAGAAACGATGAATTTCATCGTGGAAAATAAGAAGCTCCATGAGTCGTTCGGGTTCTCCTGTCAGCCCTGTCTGTTCGATCTTGAAAAAGAAGCTCCGATCATGAGCGATCCTGGCGGGTATGGCATCAGGCGCATCATGCGACCCTCCGCAGAGGACCTCAGTCTGGGGTTCTTTTACGAAGTGCAGGAGGGGATGACACCGGACGAGTCGGAAAAGCTGTATCAGCACGTGTATGAACGGGTCAGTGAAGTGGTTTGCGAGTTGCCGTTCAATTATTCAATGGCGGACGGCTTGCTCTATATCGCCTATGAGAAGGCGCAAGCCTCTCAGGTGCCGCAGCCGATCAGCGCATCCTAG
- a CDS encoding conserved membrane protein of unknown function (Evidence 4 : Unknown function but conserved in other organisms; MaGe:77310138), whose product MKSITMSDRISGRISDYGPLFEYTIKLVLLTSFLELVLYRLVSRLGMHLSKMAVAHPWITPTFTTLTEIGTWLLNIVAILLFLALGVTMVHRSAGQEVSWATKVAMSCVVLLLILTAAFLVVPSGMVGSLAYNVVAFLALTLFMFEYVSTQQQRSHRILGVTFYFGISGWLYYQIISTAYSVINTVAAPPFVYEAHRIGEALMVLASYLTFVAYGQGLSLKTKNRVQRNRAIWFWATTGTIFTTLIFTDYLLGLYDPALASGVRQASQGIGWIFQFGMGYTFYLPFAIYMGGLLCWSYTVIKLLNMGRLAGYGIGLMFIAGYALLFSNLTLMVILGVMLLTMDRVRPALSESPSTAPNTLMGSSDALVTEQA is encoded by the coding sequence ATGAAGAGCATAACGATGAGCGATCGAATTTCAGGCCGGATCAGCGATTACGGCCCGCTGTTCGAGTATACGATCAAGCTCGTGTTGCTCACGTCTTTTCTCGAACTGGTGCTCTATCGCCTGGTTTCGAGATTGGGAATGCATCTGAGTAAGATGGCGGTGGCGCATCCGTGGATTACCCCGACGTTTACTACGCTGACAGAGATTGGAACGTGGCTGCTCAACATCGTGGCGATCCTTCTGTTCCTCGCGCTGGGTGTGACGATGGTCCATCGAAGCGCCGGCCAGGAAGTGAGCTGGGCAACCAAAGTCGCGATGAGCTGCGTGGTGTTGTTGCTGATCCTCACCGCGGCGTTTTTGGTGGTGCCGTCCGGGATGGTCGGGTCATTGGCCTATAACGTCGTGGCTTTTCTGGCGTTGACGTTGTTCATGTTCGAGTATGTCTCGACGCAGCAGCAGCGGTCCCATCGGATTCTTGGGGTGACGTTCTACTTCGGCATCTCCGGGTGGCTCTATTACCAGATCATTTCGACGGCCTATAGCGTGATCAATACCGTGGCGGCGCCGCCGTTCGTGTATGAGGCTCATCGAATCGGCGAGGCCTTGATGGTCTTGGCAAGCTATCTGACGTTTGTGGCGTATGGGCAGGGTCTTTCACTCAAGACCAAGAATCGCGTGCAGCGCAACCGGGCCATCTGGTTTTGGGCGACGACGGGGACGATCTTTACCACGCTCATCTTTACTGATTATCTGCTCGGTTTGTACGATCCGGCGTTGGCGTCCGGCGTTCGGCAGGCCTCCCAGGGGATCGGGTGGATTTTCCAGTTCGGCATGGGCTATACCTTTTATCTGCCCTTTGCGATTTACATGGGAGGGCTGCTTTGCTGGTCTTACACCGTCATTAAGCTGCTCAACATGGGGCGGCTGGCTGGGTATGGCATCGGCTTAATGTTTATCGCAGGGTATGCGTTGCTTTTTTCCAATCTCACGCTGATGGTGATTTTGGGAGTCATGTTGCTCACGATGGATCGGGTCAGGCCGGCGTTGTCGGAATCTCCGTCGACTGCTCCCAATACGCTCATGGGCTCTTCGGATGCCCTGGTCACTGAACAGGCATAA
- a CDS encoding TPRREGION domain-containing protein (MaGe:77310139) has translation MDTTNPSNEPTQAATALDPGDQPLSPDEEILEIEKLLAAEPDDFQARCRLGELYFSKGRMDDALAEVKKSIEMAEGLRAEMNRSLAMYYSNLGTIYATKNMADEAEAEFKHALEVFPHDILALFNLGRVYADKKKFMEAKDYYERLVEMTPEDPIAWYNLANVYVELDNPLVSDYNTIDMGIQCYMRTLELEPTHLEASFKLMEIALNHKKSDLAIKVMESAVENNPDEPLAYYNLISVYDKCKMFEQAEEARKRLKERFAKKAKESSAS, from the coding sequence ATGGACACAACCAACCCAAGCAATGAACCGACGCAAGCGGCGACCGCGCTCGATCCCGGAGATCAGCCGCTTTCGCCCGACGAAGAAATTCTTGAGATCGAGAAGCTGCTGGCGGCCGAGCCCGACGATTTCCAGGCCCGCTGCCGGTTGGGCGAATTGTATTTCAGCAAGGGACGCATGGACGATGCGCTGGCTGAGGTGAAGAAGTCCATCGAGATGGCCGAGGGCTTGCGCGCCGAGATGAATCGCTCGCTGGCTATGTATTACTCGAATCTCGGGACCATCTACGCGACTAAGAACATGGCGGATGAAGCCGAGGCCGAATTCAAGCACGCGCTCGAAGTGTTCCCGCACGATATTCTGGCGCTGTTTAATCTGGGCCGGGTCTATGCGGACAAGAAGAAGTTCATGGAGGCCAAGGATTATTATGAGCGCCTCGTGGAAATGACGCCGGAAGATCCCATCGCTTGGTACAATCTGGCCAACGTGTATGTGGAACTGGATAATCCCCTGGTGTCCGACTACAACACGATCGATATGGGTATCCAGTGTTATATGCGCACCCTCGAACTTGAGCCCACGCATCTGGAAGCCAGTTTTAAATTGATGGAGATCGCGCTGAATCACAAGAAGTCCGATCTGGCGATCAAGGTGATGGAGAGCGCCGTGGAGAACAATCCCGACGAGCCCTTGGCGTATTACAACCTCATCAGCGTCTACGACAAGTGCAAGATGTTCGAACAGGCGGAGGAAGCGCGGAAACGGTTGAAAGAGCGGTTTGCGAAAAAGGCCAAAGAAAGTTCCGCGTCCTGA
- a CDS encoding Sec-independent protein translocase protein TatA (MaGe:77310140), with protein MFGSLGFTELILILVIVLIIFGAGKLPQLGEGLGKAIKGFKKSVHEADAIEAEAQALAAQQQQQAAAPAQAITAAPAQAMTVDQPAVVAQPASRA; from the coding sequence ATGTTTGGGAGTCTTGGATTCACAGAGCTGATTCTGATCCTCGTGATCGTGCTGATCATTTTCGGCGCCGGTAAATTGCCGCAGCTAGGCGAGGGATTGGGCAAAGCCATCAAGGGCTTCAAGAAGTCCGTGCATGAAGCCGACGCCATTGAGGCCGAGGCTCAGGCGCTCGCGGCGCAGCAGCAGCAACAAGCGGCAGCGCCGGCGCAAGCCATTACCGCTGCTCCGGCTCAGGCCATGACGGTCGATCAGCCAGCCGTGGTCGCGCAACCGGCTTCGCGCGCATAA
- a CDS encoding hypothetical protein (Evidence 4 : Unknown function but conserved in other organisms; MaGe:77310141) produces the protein MDTELQLAGGYIETFAGNGKARSTGDGKRAVKAGIPLPHHVALDNEEQWLYFAESGSDRIRRINILEGTLHNFAGIGETCYSGDEGPCGEAGLYLPLDVTFDSHNNLFICDSGSNRIRRVDRETGVITTVVGTGQHGFNGDGPALDVNLTWPAAIAFDQDDVMYIADTQAHKVRRFDARTGMVTTVAGAWTAEDESREQPLVARSLVVLSGDAIGIDFSDDQGWLMPVCSDGLDLSMYLDDGKPAMEARLYDLVGIAVDSKGNVVVVDKGSNRVRKIDMRTGIISTVAGICRYGYDGDDKPAVKAMLHAPEGVVFDAEDNLYVADTMNHRVRRIDAATGFITTVAGNGDSGYEDKNMGGCGAARFVAKESAGTVKHGDGLLGIEAVVNSPVGLTLDSQGHLYICERGENKIRRVKLS, from the coding sequence ATGGATACAGAACTACAGTTAGCCGGCGGGTACATCGAGACCTTTGCGGGAAACGGGAAAGCCCGGAGTACGGGTGACGGGAAACGGGCGGTGAAGGCGGGCATTCCGCTTCCGCATCATGTCGCGCTCGACAACGAAGAGCAGTGGCTCTACTTTGCCGAGTCCGGCTCCGACCGCATCCGGCGCATCAACATCCTCGAAGGCACGCTCCACAATTTCGCCGGGATCGGGGAAACCTGTTACAGCGGCGATGAAGGGCCCTGCGGCGAAGCCGGCCTGTATTTGCCGCTCGATGTGACGTTCGACTCGCACAATAATCTCTTTATCTGCGATTCCGGCAGCAACCGCATTCGCCGGGTCGATCGGGAGACCGGAGTCATCACGACGGTCGTTGGAACCGGCCAGCATGGATTCAACGGCGATGGTCCGGCGCTTGACGTGAATCTGACCTGGCCCGCCGCCATTGCGTTCGATCAAGACGATGTCATGTACATCGCCGATACGCAGGCGCATAAGGTGCGCCGGTTCGACGCGCGGACCGGCATGGTCACTACGGTGGCCGGTGCCTGGACGGCGGAAGACGAATCGCGCGAGCAACCGTTGGTCGCGCGCAGTCTCGTGGTGCTCTCCGGCGATGCCATCGGTATCGACTTCAGCGACGATCAGGGCTGGCTGATGCCGGTGTGTTCGGACGGGCTGGATCTGTCGATGTATCTGGATGACGGGAAGCCCGCGATGGAGGCGCGCCTGTATGACCTCGTCGGGATCGCCGTGGATAGCAAGGGCAACGTCGTCGTGGTGGATAAGGGCAGCAACCGCGTGCGAAAGATCGATATGCGGACAGGGATCATTTCCACGGTGGCGGGGATCTGCCGGTATGGCTACGACGGAGACGACAAACCTGCTGTGAAGGCTATGCTGCATGCGCCGGAAGGCGTCGTCTTTGACGCCGAAGACAATCTCTACGTCGCCGATACGATGAATCATCGGGTGCGCCGGATCGATGCGGCGACCGGTTTCATTACGACGGTGGCGGGCAACGGCGACAGCGGGTACGAAGACAAAAATATGGGTGGCTGCGGCGCGGCGCGGTTTGTTGCGAAAGAATCGGCCGGCACCGTCAAGCATGGCGACGGCTTGTTGGGCATTGAAGCCGTGGTGAATTCGCCGGTCGGGTTGACGCTCGACTCGCAGGGGCATCTCTATATTTGCGAGCGCGGCGAAAATAAAATTCGCCGGGTGAAACTGTCATAG
- a CDS encoding Respiratory nitrate reductase subunit, conjectural (MaGe:77310142) produces the protein MVRMTNLSQSRPLLLVFFASLFVAASVLAGWGIPLVSSEGMTIRSHFIDGELPSAPEDAAWAKVPPLTVPLSGQVITRPVWPEPTARALTVRSLHNGTEIAFLLEWQDNTKNDRLTPGTFRDGVAIGLPLGDAPAFFCMGQLDHYINIWHWKADWQSDIDRRAARQTEKKEGGVRTFEVIPRRVSSVEDLIGGGFSTLTTKEKQGRIQGKAQWKDGVWRVVMRRPLSSEEQENEAKLIPGRVQTVSFAVWNGENKERNGQKSVAPWFQLAIDPVAKL, from the coding sequence ATGGTGCGAATGACGAACCTCAGCCAGTCCCGTCCTCTTCTGCTGGTGTTTTTTGCCAGTCTATTCGTGGCCGCGAGCGTTCTAGCCGGATGGGGAATCCCACTGGTCAGCTCAGAGGGCATGACCATTCGGTCTCATTTCATCGATGGCGAATTGCCGTCCGCTCCAGAGGATGCCGCTTGGGCCAAAGTTCCACCCTTGACGGTGCCGCTCAGTGGGCAAGTCATTACGAGACCCGTCTGGCCTGAGCCGACGGCGCGGGCACTGACCGTCCGCTCTCTCCATAACGGCACCGAGATCGCCTTTCTGCTGGAATGGCAGGACAACACGAAAAACGACCGCCTGACCCCAGGCACCTTTCGAGACGGTGTTGCCATCGGATTGCCGCTCGGCGATGCGCCGGCATTTTTCTGCATGGGCCAGCTCGATCACTACATCAACATTTGGCATTGGAAAGCGGATTGGCAGAGCGATATCGACCGCCGCGCCGCGCGCCAAACCGAAAAGAAAGAAGGCGGTGTGCGTACGTTCGAGGTCATTCCGCGGCGTGTGTCGTCTGTGGAAGATCTGATCGGCGGAGGATTCAGCACGCTGACCACGAAGGAAAAGCAGGGGCGCATTCAAGGGAAAGCGCAATGGAAGGACGGCGTGTGGCGCGTGGTGATGCGCCGCCCCCTGTCGAGCGAAGAACAAGAGAACGAGGCCAAGCTGATCCCGGGCCGTGTGCAAACCGTCTCGTTCGCAGTCTGGAACGGTGAGAACAAAGAGCGCAACGGGCAGAAATCCGTCGCCCCCTGGTTCCAACTGGCCATCGATCCGGTTGCCAAGCTCTAG
- a CDS encoding hypothetical protein (Evidence 4 : Unknown function but conserved in other organisms; MaGe:77310143), protein MLLSPERIAIQSQRFMTLSTWLGQSLLLALCVLGFTLAGGGSAMSADAEAMTEDEAVSLGEEFGVAVGSVDEEIRKELKLQQAKGVAVFEVIGNSRADYAGIKVRSVIKEIDKAEIRNLIDFGNAIKKAMKECNFTVGTYEPADPGDPVGWGVNFHFVGCKRD, encoded by the coding sequence ATGTTGTTATCCCCTGAAAGGATCGCCATTCAAAGCCAGCGATTCATGACTCTTTCCACTTGGCTTGGCCAGAGCCTTCTCTTGGCCCTCTGTGTGCTGGGCTTCACCCTGGCTGGGGGAGGCTCTGCGATGTCAGCCGATGCCGAGGCCATGACGGAGGACGAGGCTGTCAGTCTGGGCGAGGAATTCGGCGTGGCGGTCGGTTCGGTCGATGAAGAGATTCGGAAAGAGTTGAAGCTCCAACAGGCAAAGGGCGTTGCCGTGTTTGAAGTGATCGGGAATTCCCGTGCCGACTATGCCGGCATCAAAGTGCGGTCGGTGATCAAGGAAATCGATAAGGCGGAAATCAGGAACCTGATCGATTTCGGCAACGCCATTAAAAAGGCGATGAAGGAATGCAACTTCACCGTCGGAACGTATGAGCCTGCCGATCCAGGCGATCCGGTCGGGTGGGGTGTGAATTTTCATTTTGTCGGCTGCAAGCGGGATTAA